The following are encoded in a window of Cryobacterium sp. CG_9.6 genomic DNA:
- a CDS encoding flagellar biosynthetic protein FliR, with amino-acid sequence MEFTLNFAWIEAVMLASVRMVAFLVIAPPFSYKAFPVRIKAMLAIGLGLAVSPRVAATYQSLNTSGFFGALVLELLVGALLGFLVYVIFAAVQSAGGLIDLFSGFQMAQGYDPQAMVNGAQFTRLFQMTALVLLFTSGGYQLIIGGLVRSFNALPLGGGIDMATPVQMLISSVSQMFLAAVQIAGPLLVVLFLADAGLGLITRVAPALNAFALGFPLKILITLILAATVYVALPRIVSSLTGQAVDALMGVG; translated from the coding sequence GTGGAATTCACCCTGAACTTCGCCTGGATTGAAGCGGTGATGCTGGCCAGCGTGCGCATGGTCGCGTTTCTCGTGATCGCACCCCCGTTCTCGTACAAGGCGTTCCCGGTGCGCATCAAAGCCATGCTCGCGATCGGTCTTGGCCTGGCCGTGTCCCCGCGCGTCGCGGCCACCTACCAGTCGCTCAATACCTCGGGCTTCTTCGGAGCACTTGTGCTCGAGCTCCTCGTGGGCGCTTTACTGGGGTTCCTCGTGTACGTGATCTTCGCCGCCGTGCAGTCCGCCGGCGGCCTGATCGACCTCTTCAGCGGCTTTCAAATGGCTCAGGGTTACGACCCGCAAGCCATGGTGAATGGTGCGCAGTTCACCCGCCTGTTTCAGATGACGGCCCTCGTTCTGCTCTTCACCTCGGGTGGGTATCAGCTCATCATCGGCGGACTGGTGCGCTCCTTCAATGCCCTCCCGCTGGGCGGCGGCATCGACATGGCCACCCCCGTTCAGATGCTCATCTCCTCGGTCAGCCAAATGTTTCTCGCCGCCGTGCAGATTGCCGGCCCTCTCCTCGTGGTGCTTTTTTTGGCGGATGCCGGCCTCGGCCTCATCACCCGGGTCGCCCCCGCCCTCAACGCGTTCGCCCTCGGGTTTCCGCTCAAGATTCTGATCACGCTCATTTTGGCCGCCACCGTCTATGTGGCGCTGCCACGCATCGTCTCGTCACTGACCGGTCAGGCCGTTGACGCACTCATGG
- the fliQ gene encoding flagellar biosynthesis protein FliQ yields the protein MDTNAVLDIGLQALMLAAKLSAPVLVTALVVGFAISLLQSITQIQEVTLSFVPKAVAVSIALIVTGHWMISESVAFTYAMFDKIPGLIGGG from the coding sequence ATGGATACCAACGCCGTCCTCGACATTGGCCTGCAGGCCCTCATGCTCGCCGCCAAGCTCTCCGCCCCGGTGCTCGTGACCGCCCTCGTAGTGGGTTTCGCCATCTCGCTGCTGCAGTCAATCACTCAAATTCAGGAGGTAACACTCTCCTTCGTGCCCAAAGCCGTTGCGGTCTCGATCGCCTTGATCGTCACCGGTCACTGGATGATCTCCGAATCTGTTGCCTTCACCTACGCAATGTTCGACAAAATTCCCGGCCTGATCGGCGGCGGGTAG
- the fliP gene encoding flagellar type III secretion system pore protein FliP (The bacterial flagellar biogenesis protein FliP forms a type III secretion system (T3SS)-type pore required for flagellar assembly.): MSTRATTPAPPHVPAPPKPAGLSFTLRLWLLIAAVVVITVALLWFTASTGQALPVDPKMPNDPTTPTDPTAPVDPSVGGGGLTIDINGPNGAPSSAIVTIVGITLLSVAPALLLMMTSFTKIFVVLAMTRNALALPSIPPNQVLAGLALFLSLFIMAPVLTEINTLAVAPYLDGTTTFADALAAASAPLQQFMMGNTREEDLALMTRAADQENPASPDDVPLLTLIPAFMISELRAAFIIGFVIFIPFLVIDIVVSAALMSMGMMMLPPVMISLPFKILLFILVDGWGLIITSLVGSYRL; this comes from the coding sequence GTGAGCACCCGGGCCACGACGCCGGCTCCGCCGCACGTCCCCGCCCCGCCGAAGCCAGCAGGCCTGTCCTTTACTCTCCGGCTCTGGCTGCTGATTGCCGCGGTTGTCGTGATCACCGTAGCCCTGCTCTGGTTCACCGCTTCCACCGGCCAGGCACTCCCGGTCGATCCGAAAATGCCCAACGACCCGACGACCCCCACCGACCCCACCGCACCCGTAGATCCCAGCGTGGGCGGCGGCGGGCTGACGATCGACATCAACGGGCCGAATGGAGCCCCATCCTCGGCCATTGTGACCATCGTGGGGATCACGCTGCTCTCGGTGGCCCCGGCTCTGCTGCTCATGATGACGAGCTTTACCAAGATCTTCGTCGTGCTGGCCATGACACGCAACGCGCTGGCCCTGCCGTCGATTCCTCCCAACCAGGTTCTCGCCGGACTTGCCCTGTTTCTGTCGCTGTTCATCATGGCGCCGGTGCTCACGGAGATCAACACGCTCGCGGTTGCACCGTATCTCGACGGAACGACAACGTTCGCGGATGCCCTCGCGGCGGCATCCGCTCCACTTCAACAGTTCATGATGGGCAACACGCGTGAGGAAGACCTTGCCCTGATGACCCGCGCCGCGGATCAGGAGAACCCGGCCAGCCCCGACGACGTGCCGCTGCTCACGCTCATTCCCGCCTTCATGATCTCCGAGCTGCGCGCCGCGTTCATCATCGGTTTTGTCATCTTCATTCCGTTCCTCGTGATCGACATCGTCGTCTCCGCGGCGCTGATGTCGATGGGCATGATGATGCTCCCGCCCGTGATGATCTCGCTGCCCTTCAAGATTCTCCTATTCATCCTGGTGGACGGCTGGGGCCTCATCATCACGTCGCTTGTCGGCAGTTATCGGCTCTGA
- a CDS encoding flagellar biosynthetic protein FliO: protein METVIVALRVVLSLSVVLALLWYMQRRFTKGVRARGGANLVTVVGRQGLGQKASVVVVDIDGQRLVLGVTEQSVTVLHGSETPVPAEGHAAFARSLTVASTVGNAHESTDIAPPLEFRPRRKPAPAGALGGSILSASTWQQAAAVLRQGR, encoded by the coding sequence ATGGAAACCGTGATCGTGGCGCTGCGGGTGGTGCTGTCCCTCTCCGTGGTTTTGGCATTGCTCTGGTACATGCAGCGTCGCTTCACCAAGGGAGTTCGCGCGCGCGGCGGAGCCAACCTTGTTACCGTCGTGGGCCGACAGGGGCTCGGCCAGAAGGCATCCGTCGTGGTTGTCGACATTGACGGCCAGCGCCTGGTTCTGGGTGTGACCGAGCAGTCCGTGACCGTGTTGCACGGCAGTGAGACGCCGGTTCCGGCCGAGGGCCACGCCGCCTTTGCGCGTTCTCTGACCGTGGCCAGCACCGTCGGGAATGCCCACGAGAGCACCGACATAGCGCCACCGCTCGAATTCCGCCCACGCCGCAAGCCCGCACCCGCCGGGGCGCTCGGCGGATCGATTCTCTCTGCCTCCACCTGGCAGCAGGCCGCAGCCGTGCTTCGGCAGGGTCGGTGA
- the fliN gene encoding flagellar motor switch protein FliN codes for MTDTGVLSTTAVDALIRVLPTGVPLRAVETHGSSALSARVGSAAVASFVGSTSADLAIVLMDPTAFDAAGGSPSGLVASHDVLRPSLDSAASVLGVGVLGDTRVEDASSLFTDAETHVFELIGGGETVGWFALRLRRTGATPGGTASTKGTTASAVSNLGRINNVWMSLTVEIGHTRMPVREVLSLEPGAVIELDRSAGAPADVMLNGRLIAHGEIVVVDQDYAIRITQILDVVEANS; via the coding sequence ATGACTGACACCGGAGTGTTGTCCACCACCGCCGTTGATGCCCTGATCCGGGTGCTTCCCACTGGCGTGCCCCTGCGAGCCGTCGAGACGCACGGAAGCTCCGCACTGAGCGCCCGGGTGGGCTCGGCCGCCGTGGCCTCGTTCGTGGGGAGCACATCCGCTGATCTGGCCATTGTGCTCATGGACCCCACGGCTTTTGATGCTGCCGGTGGGTCACCATCCGGTCTCGTCGCGAGCCACGATGTGCTCCGTCCGTCCCTCGACAGCGCGGCCAGCGTGCTCGGAGTCGGCGTGCTCGGCGACACCCGCGTCGAAGACGCCTCGAGCCTTTTTACGGATGCCGAAACGCACGTTTTCGAACTCATCGGCGGCGGCGAGACGGTGGGCTGGTTTGCGCTTCGACTGCGCCGCACCGGAGCAACCCCCGGGGGAACCGCCAGCACCAAGGGAACCACTGCCTCAGCGGTGAGTAACCTCGGCCGCATCAATAACGTCTGGATGTCACTGACCGTCGAAATCGGCCACACGCGCATGCCCGTGCGCGAGGTGCTCTCCCTTGAACCCGGTGCCGTCATCGAACTCGACCGTTCGGCCGGAGCCCCGGCCGACGTCATGCTCAACGGGCGCCTCATCGCGCACGGTGAGATCGTGGTCGTCGATCAGGACTACGCCATTCGCATCACGCAGATTCTTGACGTGGTTGAGGCTAACTCCTGA